The proteins below come from a single Staphylococcus sp. MI 10-1553 genomic window:
- a CDS encoding glycoside hydrolase family 35 protein, translating to MSRFKISDTFLLDDKPIKILSGAIHYFRIPKDDWEDSLYNLKALGFNTVETYVPWNFHETIENAYDFKGHKDLKHFIELAATLGLYVIVRPSPYICAEWEFGGFPAWLLNDRTMRIRSRDEKYLEKVKKYYHELFKILTPLQIDQGGPIIMMQVENEYGSFGQDHAYLRALANMMREEGVTVPFFTSDGAWDQCLRAGSLIEDDILPTGNFGSRTVQNFENLKTFQQEFSKKWPLMCMEFWDGWFNRWGEPVIKRDSDDLSEEVRDAVKLGSLNLYMFHGGTNFGFWNGCSARGTKDLPQVTSYDYHAPLDEAGNPTEKYFALQEMLKEEIPDIEQHKPRTKTFMSMKDIPLADKVNLFEVLEDISTKTTSFYPQTMEEAGSGYGYMVYRTRIHKATEQEKLRIVDARDRVHCFVDQQHVYTAYQEEIGGQFEVTLTSDQPQIDVLVENMGRVNYGYKLLAPTQRKGLGQGLMQDLHFVQEWEQFDIDFDRLTADHFKREWSEQQPAFYKYTFDLAEPNNTHIDVSDFGKGVVLVNGFNIGRYWEIGPSQSLYIPKAFLKQGQNEIIAFDSEGKHSESIQLIETPKFSEV from the coding sequence GTGAGTCGTTTCAAAATAAGCGATACATTTTTATTAGATGACAAACCAATCAAGATATTGTCCGGTGCCATCCATTACTTTAGAATACCAAAGGATGACTGGGAAGATTCATTATACAATTTGAAAGCACTCGGATTTAATACAGTGGAAACTTATGTCCCTTGGAACTTTCATGAAACGATTGAAAATGCATACGACTTCAAAGGACATAAAGATTTAAAACATTTTATTGAACTTGCAGCAACGCTTGGACTTTACGTCATCGTACGACCATCTCCGTATATTTGTGCGGAGTGGGAGTTCGGTGGATTTCCAGCGTGGTTACTTAATGACCGTACAATGCGTATCCGTTCGAGAGATGAGAAATATTTAGAAAAAGTGAAAAAATATTATCATGAACTGTTTAAAATCTTAACGCCATTACAAATTGATCAAGGCGGCCCGATTATCATGATGCAAGTCGAAAATGAATACGGTTCATTCGGTCAAGATCACGCGTATTTACGTGCACTTGCTAACATGATGCGTGAAGAAGGTGTCACTGTACCTTTCTTCACATCAGACGGTGCTTGGGATCAATGTTTAAGAGCGGGTAGTCTCATTGAGGATGATATTTTACCGACAGGCAATTTTGGTTCTCGTACAGTTCAAAATTTTGAAAACTTAAAGACGTTCCAACAAGAATTCAGTAAAAAGTGGCCGTTAATGTGTATGGAATTTTGGGATGGCTGGTTTAATCGCTGGGGTGAACCTGTGATTAAACGAGACAGTGATGATTTGTCTGAAGAAGTGCGCGATGCAGTGAAATTAGGCTCACTTAATTTATATATGTTCCATGGCGGGACAAACTTTGGTTTTTGGAACGGTTGCTCTGCACGTGGTACGAAAGATTTACCACAAGTCACATCTTATGACTATCATGCGCCGTTAGATGAAGCAGGTAATCCAACAGAAAAATACTTCGCTTTACAAGAGATGCTCAAAGAAGAAATTCCTGACATTGAGCAACATAAACCAAGAACGAAAACATTTATGTCAATGAAAGATATTCCATTGGCAGACAAAGTGAATTTATTCGAAGTACTTGAAGACATTTCGACAAAAACGACAAGCTTCTACCCACAAACGATGGAAGAAGCGGGTTCTGGCTATGGTTATATGGTGTATCGTACACGTATCCATAAAGCGACAGAACAAGAAAAATTACGCATTGTAGACGCAAGAGACCGTGTCCACTGTTTTGTAGACCAACAGCATGTCTACACAGCGTATCAAGAAGAAATTGGAGGTCAATTTGAAGTCACATTAACTTCTGACCAACCACAAATCGATGTGCTCGTTGAAAATATGGGGCGTGTCAACTACGGCTACAAATTATTAGCACCGACACAACGTAAAGGTTTAGGTCAAGGACTCATGCAAGATCTTCATTTCGTACAAGAGTGGGAACAATTTGATATCGACTTCGACCGTTTAACGGCAGATCATTTTAAACGCGAATGGTCTGAACAACAACCTGCTTTTTACAAATACACATTTGACTTAGCAGAGCCGAACAATACGCACATTGATGTAAGCGATTTCGGCAAAGGTGTTGTACTCGTCAACGGATTCAACATCGGTCGTTATTGGGAAATTGGACCGTCACAGTCGCTCTACATTCCTAAAGCATTTTTGAAACAAGGACAAAATGAAATTATCGCGTTTGACTCAGAAGGAAAACATTCAGAAAGTATCCAACTGATTGAAACACCAAAATTTTCTGAAGTATAA
- a CDS encoding GntR family transcriptional regulator produces the protein MSEKLLLYYQVYKGIHSRIKAGEYKEGDKIPSERKLCEQFGVSRITVREALDRLEKDHVIKREHGKGSFVLGSQYTQFLNELYSFKDEIEKNGDEASTKMLSIKLIPSTTFLQEKMNLKPYQYVYELKRLRLSNDVPLIYEVSYLPMRFCEGLEQFDFNRVSLYETLNRHYGLQITNACENLTASKLSKEHAKLLNGVVDDSCMFIERFSYVDEDLIEFTQSIASGHKYKYTVQLM, from the coding sequence ATGTCTGAAAAATTACTATTGTACTATCAAGTGTACAAAGGCATTCATAGTCGTATTAAGGCTGGTGAGTATAAAGAAGGCGATAAAATACCATCAGAACGTAAGCTGTGTGAGCAGTTTGGTGTAAGTCGAATTACTGTGCGTGAAGCTTTAGATCGCTTAGAAAAAGATCATGTCATTAAACGCGAACACGGCAAAGGATCCTTTGTGCTTGGTAGTCAATATACACAGTTTTTGAACGAACTTTATAGTTTTAAAGATGAAATAGAAAAGAATGGTGATGAGGCGAGTACAAAAATGTTAAGCATTAAACTCATTCCATCTACCACGTTTTTGCAAGAAAAAATGAATTTGAAACCCTATCAATATGTTTATGAATTAAAGCGCTTACGACTTTCGAATGATGTTCCGCTCATATACGAGGTGAGTTATTTGCCAATGCGTTTTTGCGAAGGGCTCGAGCAATTTGATTTTAATCGTGTCTCTCTCTATGAAACGCTCAATCGTCATTACGGTTTGCAAATAACGAATGCTTGTGAGAATTTGACGGCGAGTAAGTTGAGTAAAGAACATGCGAAATTGTTGAATGGTGTAGTTGATGACAGTTGTATGTTTATTGAACGCTTTAGTTATGTAGATGAAGATTTGATTGAGTTTACACAAAGTATTGCAAGTGGACATAAATATAAATACACCGTGCAATTGATGTAA
- a CDS encoding PTS sugar transporter subunit IIA, which yields MEKLILVSHGAFCEGLKDSVEMILGPQDYIHTAALTPEMGPEDFEKALDTLIDEGDQVTVFADLLGGTPANTVSKKIMNGADLNLYVGMSLPMVISYINGKMIGEQPDYVQKAQEGIIYVNALLNQDDDEDE from the coding sequence ATGGAAAAGTTAATCCTTGTGAGTCACGGCGCTTTTTGTGAAGGGCTTAAAGACAGTGTAGAAATGATTCTTGGGCCTCAAGATTACATTCATACTGCAGCATTGACACCAGAAATGGGGCCTGAAGATTTTGAAAAAGCATTAGACACACTCATTGATGAAGGCGATCAAGTGACAGTTTTTGCAGATTTATTAGGCGGTACACCAGCGAATACCGTTTCTAAAAAAATTATGAATGGGGCAGACTTAAACCTTTATGTAGGGATGAGCTTACCAATGGTGATTAGCTATATTAATGGTAAAATGATTGGTGAACAACCTGACTATGTGCAAAAAGCGCAAGAAGGTATCATTTACGTCAACGCGCTGTTAAATCAAGACGATGACGAGGATGAATAA
- a CDS encoding YceI family protein translates to MTNLKFDPVHSSLEFSIRHLMVSRIKGTFNDYTVDVKGDLDDLSSLETVTTINVDSIDTKNPDRDNHLKTADFFNIESHQQITFRSKTITENKITGDLTIAGQTNEETFDFEQHGVSDNPLSGGQVTGFTVTGSIDREKYGMNFNQALETGGVMLGKDVKFEFHGEFTIEG, encoded by the coding sequence ATGACTAACCTTAAATTCGATCCAGTACACAGTTCATTAGAATTTTCAATTAGACACTTAATGGTTTCAAGAATTAAAGGAACTTTTAACGACTATACAGTTGATGTGAAAGGTGACCTTGATGACTTAAGTTCATTAGAAACAGTCACAACAATTAATGTAGATTCAATCGATACAAAAAATCCAGATCGTGACAATCACTTAAAAACAGCAGACTTCTTTAATATAGAGTCTCATCAACAAATTACTTTCAGAAGTAAAACAATTACAGAAAACAAAATTACTGGTGATTTAACCATTGCTGGTCAAACAAACGAAGAAACATTTGACTTTGAACAACACGGTGTGAGCGACAACCCACTTAGCGGTGGTCAAGTGACTGGTTTCACAGTAACAGGTTCAATCGACCGTGAAAAATATGGTATGAACTTTAACCAAGCTTTAGAAACAGGTGGCGTTATGCTTGGTAAAGATGTTAAATTCGAATTCCATGGCGAGTTTACTATCGAAGGTTAA
- a CDS encoding SIS domain-containing protein codes for MLHETDTYREIKQQPQTLKKTFDIVQGQQEAFNQFVNQIEQEHAGKKLKVLFTGAGSSAYVGDVARMARNTSVMPNFEFESVPTTHFVTDPQLYIDEQTAYLVVSFARSGNSPETKATVEFVNELSQSVYHLFITNNKDGFLGTYEADKDNVFKVILPEETNDKSLAMTSSFSSMLFASYLLFGGKVSPQFFEIAESNFEWLEQQAQAVNAMTFSKVFYVATGLIGELTKEVSLKLNELTAGQTEIARETTLGFRHGPKAGLGKDAIFIMMRSNGAYHRQYEDDLIKEVGQVKDRYKMYILDGQSEAGEHTVQLPQSESLSDIELALQYLMFGQLLAAQRSDALGLNPDNPSPDGFINRVVKGVTIYPVKG; via the coding sequence GTGTTACATGAAACAGATACTTATCGCGAAATAAAGCAACAACCACAAACTTTGAAAAAAACGTTTGATATTGTTCAAGGACAACAAGAGGCATTCAACCAATTTGTGAATCAAATCGAACAAGAACATGCAGGGAAAAAATTAAAAGTGCTTTTCACAGGCGCAGGATCAAGTGCCTATGTCGGTGATGTCGCACGTATGGCACGCAACACGTCTGTGATGCCAAACTTTGAATTTGAATCTGTACCGACAACGCATTTTGTGACAGACCCACAACTTTATATCGATGAACAAACGGCCTATCTTGTTGTGTCATTTGCGCGTTCAGGTAACAGTCCAGAAACGAAAGCGACAGTCGAATTTGTGAATGAACTTTCTCAAAGTGTGTATCACTTATTCATTACAAATAATAAAGACGGTTTCTTAGGGACATACGAAGCGGATAAAGACAATGTGTTCAAAGTGATCTTGCCTGAAGAAACAAACGACAAGTCACTCGCAATGACATCAAGCTTTTCATCAATGTTATTTGCAAGTTACTTACTCTTTGGTGGTAAAGTGAGTCCACAATTTTTCGAGATTGCAGAATCAAACTTTGAGTGGCTCGAACAACAAGCTCAAGCTGTGAATGCAATGACATTTTCAAAAGTGTTCTACGTAGCGACAGGCTTGATTGGTGAGTTAACAAAAGAAGTGAGCTTAAAACTGAACGAATTAACTGCAGGACAAACAGAAATCGCGCGTGAAACAACGTTAGGTTTCAGACACGGTCCTAAAGCAGGCTTAGGCAAAGATGCCATATTTATTATGATGCGTAGTAATGGTGCATATCACCGTCAATACGAAGATGACTTGATTAAAGAAGTTGGCCAAGTGAAAGATCGTTACAAAATGTACATTTTAGACGGTCAAAGTGAAGCAGGTGAGCATACTGTCCAATTGCCACAATCTGAATCATTATCAGATATAGAACTTGCATTGCAATATTTGATGTTTGGGCAGTTACTCGCTGCACAACGTTCTGATGCATTAGGTTTAAATCCGGATAACCCAAGTCCAGACGGCTTTATTAACCGTGTTGTTAAAGGGGTAACGATTTATCCAGTTAAAGGGTGA
- the nagA gene encoding N-acetylglucosamine-6-phosphate deacetylase, with protein MTYAITNGVIYTEDGVISDGYLIVEDGKIKAIETGAYTGDLEVVDAKGRHILPGFIDVHIHGGYGEDAMDGSYDGLKYLAEHLLTEGTTTFLATTMTQSQEAIEKALRNISVYHQQQDVTNAAEVGGVHLEGPFISEHKIGAQNPAFIQRPTVELLRHFQETATGLIKIVTIAPEVEGASEVIQTLKDEFIFSMGHTEVDFDQANTAAAEGVKHVTHLYNAGVGFHHRNPGMFGAAWTNEQLSTEVIVDGVHSHPQSVAIAYQHKGPEKMYLITDAMRAKGMPEGDYELGGQKVIVKDHEAHLETGSLAGSILKMNDGLRNLIQFTGERLETLWPITSLNQAKALKIDDRKGSIAVGKDADLVIVDDEIQVYQTIKMGRVHDMMH; from the coding sequence ATGACATATGCAATTACAAATGGCGTCATTTATACAGAAGACGGTGTGATCTCAGACGGCTACCTTATTGTGGAAGACGGCAAAATTAAAGCGATTGAAACGGGTGCGTATACTGGAGACTTAGAAGTTGTAGATGCAAAAGGGCGTCACATCTTACCAGGTTTCATTGACGTGCATATTCACGGTGGTTATGGTGAAGATGCGATGGATGGTTCATACGATGGCTTGAAATATTTAGCTGAACATCTACTGACAGAAGGCACAACAACATTTTTAGCAACAACGATGACACAATCTCAAGAAGCGATTGAAAAAGCACTGCGCAATATTAGTGTTTATCATCAGCAACAAGATGTGACGAATGCTGCTGAAGTGGGTGGTGTGCATTTAGAAGGGCCGTTCATTTCTGAGCATAAAATCGGAGCACAAAATCCAGCATTTATTCAAAGACCGACTGTTGAATTGTTGCGTCATTTCCAAGAGACTGCGACAGGACTCATTAAAATCGTGACGATTGCACCTGAAGTTGAAGGCGCAAGTGAAGTCATTCAAACGTTAAAAGATGAATTTATCTTTTCAATGGGACATACTGAAGTCGACTTTGATCAAGCGAACACAGCAGCAGCAGAAGGTGTCAAACACGTTACACACTTGTACAATGCGGGTGTCGGTTTCCATCATAGAAATCCAGGCATGTTTGGTGCGGCATGGACAAACGAACAATTAAGTACAGAAGTCATTGTCGACGGGGTACATTCACACCCTCAATCAGTCGCAATTGCATACCAACATAAAGGTCCAGAAAAAATGTATTTAATTACGGATGCGATGCGTGCAAAAGGAATGCCAGAAGGTGACTATGAACTAGGTGGTCAGAAAGTGATTGTGAAAGATCATGAGGCACATTTGGAAACAGGCTCTTTAGCAGGAAGCATTTTGAAAATGAATGACGGTTTACGCAATTTGATTCAATTTACGGGCGAGCGTTTAGAAACGTTATGGCCTATTACAAGCTTGAATCAGGCGAAAGCGTTGAAGATTGATGATCGCAAGGGAAGTATTGCGGTAGGTAAGGATGCCGATCTTGTGATTGTAGATGATGAAATTCAAGTATATCAAACGATTAAAATGGGGCGTGTGCATGACATGATGCACTAA
- a CDS encoding tagatose 1,6-diphosphate aldolase, whose protein sequence is MVKDLSRLVDENGIYAAVAVDQRGALRKLLGDTGTPENLSLFKKLVAEVLTSHGSSFLVDPEYGLDAAKAKDAKAGLILSYEQTGYDKSRPGRLPRLIEDQSVRRLVEAGADAVKFLLYYDVDESDEINQKKQALIERVGTECQAENVPFLLEILTYDDSIGDEKGEAFAKVRPHKVNEAMRVFSEPRFQVDTLKVEIPVNMNFVEGFGDKAVMTQAEAAEAFKAQDAATNIPYIYLSGGVSAQLFMDSLQFAADNGAHFNGILCGRATWKGATTALVDAGEQEAKAWLESEGLDNLKALNEVNVKTATPIQS, encoded by the coding sequence ATGGTAAAAGATTTAAGTCGTTTAGTAGATGAAAATGGAATTTATGCAGCAGTGGCAGTAGACCAACGTGGCGCATTAAGAAAATTGCTAGGTGACACAGGCACACCTGAAAACTTGTCATTATTTAAAAAATTGGTGGCAGAAGTGTTAACGTCACACGGTTCTAGCTTTTTAGTAGACCCTGAATATGGTTTAGATGCTGCAAAAGCGAAAGATGCAAAAGCAGGCTTAATCTTATCTTATGAACAAACAGGTTATGATAAGTCTCGTCCTGGACGTTTACCACGTTTAATTGAAGATCAAAGCGTACGTCGTCTTGTTGAAGCGGGTGCAGACGCAGTGAAGTTCTTGCTATACTATGATGTAGATGAATCAGACGAAATCAACCAAAAGAAACAGGCGTTGATCGAACGTGTAGGAACAGAGTGTCAAGCTGAAAACGTCCCATTTTTACTTGAAATCTTAACTTACGATGACAGCATTGGTGACGAAAAAGGTGAAGCATTTGCAAAAGTTCGTCCACACAAAGTTAACGAAGCAATGCGTGTATTTAGTGAACCACGTTTTCAAGTAGACACATTGAAAGTGGAAATTCCAGTAAACATGAACTTTGTTGAAGGATTTGGAGACAAAGCAGTGATGACACAAGCAGAAGCGGCAGAAGCGTTTAAAGCGCAAGATGCAGCAACAAACATCCCTTATATTTACTTAAGTGGTGGCGTATCTGCACAATTATTTATGGATTCACTCCAATTTGCAGCTGACAATGGTGCACATTTCAACGGTATTTTATGTGGTCGTGCAACATGGAAAGGTGCAACTACAGCACTTGTAGACGCAGGTGAACAAGAAGCAAAAGCATGGTTGGAAAGTGAAGGTCTTGATAACTTGAAAGCGCTTAATGAAGTGAATGTAAAAACAGCAACACCAATTCAATCTTAA
- a CDS encoding 1-phosphofructokinase family hexose kinase, which translates to MIATHTFNPSVDITYEIDPLVVGEVHRVKQKIENPGGKGINVTKVLNQLGATHCAFGYLGGANGQWMADTLKGMGITSAFTLIKGQTRQSLALNDGQAQTEVLEQGPTISESEQQAYFENVTQHAADAKVMTISGSSPQFETHSKFDHMARILKAFPHTYNIVDTHAGELKALLEAQLPIHCIKPNQSEFEMLVGETQLTIDDCARLLQTHAYFKNCDVFLTLGGDGALVKWKQDIYRATLPHKDIVNPVGSGDSTVAGIAYGVDQDLAPEALIRQALACGTSNALQEKTGFIDVNQVAEIKNEIEVERFEW; encoded by the coding sequence ATGATTGCAACACATACGTTTAATCCATCTGTAGACATCACGTACGAAATTGACCCGCTCGTGGTCGGTGAAGTCCATCGTGTCAAACAGAAAATTGAAAATCCAGGTGGTAAAGGGATTAATGTGACGAAAGTGCTCAATCAATTAGGCGCGACGCACTGTGCTTTTGGCTATCTCGGAGGTGCCAATGGTCAGTGGATGGCTGACACGTTGAAAGGGATGGGCATTACAAGTGCGTTTACGTTAATCAAAGGACAGACAAGGCAAAGTTTAGCGTTGAATGATGGCCAAGCCCAAACAGAAGTACTTGAGCAAGGTCCAACGATTTCAGAAAGCGAACAACAAGCTTATTTTGAAAACGTCACACAACATGCTGCAGATGCGAAAGTGATGACGATTAGCGGAAGTTCACCGCAGTTCGAAACGCATTCGAAGTTTGACCATATGGCACGCATTTTAAAAGCGTTCCCACATACGTATAATATTGTCGATACACATGCGGGCGAGTTAAAAGCGTTGTTAGAAGCTCAGTTGCCGATTCACTGTATTAAACCGAACCAATCTGAATTTGAAATGTTAGTCGGTGAAACACAGTTAACGATTGATGATTGTGCACGTTTGTTACAAACACATGCGTATTTTAAAAATTGCGATGTCTTTTTAACGCTAGGTGGAGACGGTGCGCTTGTGAAGTGGAAGCAAGACATTTATCGTGCGACATTGCCACATAAGGACATTGTCAATCCAGTCGGTTCGGGTGATTCAACTGTGGCAGGCATTGCTTACGGTGTGGATCAAGATTTAGCGCCTGAAGCGTTAATTCGTCAAGCTTTAGCATGTGGGACATCGAATGCTTTACAAGAAAAAACAGGCTTTATTGATGTCAATCAAGTCGCTGAAATTAAAAATGAAATAGAAGTGGAGAGATTTGAATGGTAA
- a CDS encoding PTS mannose/fructose/sorbose/N-acetylgalactosamine transporter subunit IIC, whose protein sequence is MDILWWQVLLLTLYAGYQILDDLQFNIFGHPVFAGIISGLIMGDITTGLIIGGGMQLTILGVGTFGGASRIDANSGTVLAVAFSVALGMNPQQALATLAVPVASLMIQTDILARFTNTFFAHRIDKKIEQMDYKGIERNYLYGAIPWALSRAIPVFLALVFGGSVVGKIVDYLNGDLKWLGDGLTVAGAVLPAVGFAILLRYLPLKKHYPYFILGFIITALMVTVFNGLSGLGTSVAGLDKNFTMSFSSLPMLAIAAIGFALAAMEYSRSSQSKTIAANHGGNQATDADDEGEIDDDEL, encoded by the coding sequence TTGGACATTTTATGGTGGCAAGTATTGCTCTTAACGCTGTACGCAGGTTATCAAATTTTAGATGATTTGCAATTTAATATTTTTGGACATCCTGTATTTGCAGGGATTATTTCAGGTTTAATCATGGGCGATATTACTACCGGTTTAATTATCGGTGGGGGTATGCAGTTAACAATTCTAGGGGTAGGTACATTCGGTGGTGCATCAAGAATCGATGCGAACTCAGGTACGGTATTAGCGGTTGCATTCTCAGTAGCACTCGGAATGAACCCACAACAAGCCCTTGCGACACTTGCTGTACCTGTAGCGAGCTTAATGATTCAAACAGATATTTTAGCGCGTTTCACAAACACATTCTTTGCACATCGTATTGATAAAAAAATTGAACAAATGGATTACAAAGGTATTGAACGTAACTACTTATACGGTGCAATTCCATGGGCGTTATCTCGTGCGATCCCAGTATTTTTAGCACTTGTATTCGGTGGTAGCGTTGTAGGTAAAATCGTTGACTACTTAAACGGTGACTTAAAATGGTTAGGTGACGGTTTAACAGTTGCAGGTGCGGTATTACCAGCAGTCGGTTTCGCTATTTTATTACGTTACTTACCTTTGAAAAAACATTATCCTTACTTTATTTTAGGTTTTATCATTACAGCATTAATGGTAACAGTCTTTAACGGTTTATCAGGTTTAGGTACATCAGTTGCAGGTTTAGACAAAAACTTTACAATGTCATTCTCATCATTACCAATGTTAGCGATTGCAGCGATTGGTTTTGCTTTAGCGGCAATGGAGTATAGTCGAAGTTCACAATCTAAAACAATAGCTGCAAATCATGGCGGAAACCAAGCAACAGATGCGGACGATGAAGGAGAGATTGACGATGACGAATTATAA
- a CDS encoding PTS system mannose/fructose/N-acetylgalactosamine-transporter subunit IIB, producing MAIIGSRIDGRLIHGQVANLWATKLNIGRFIVIDNEVAQSDIDKQALKLATPAGIKLSVLPVEKAANNINNGKYDSQRVMVIAKRPDRFVELVNNGVKIEELNVGNMSQTNETRSVTNSINITDEDVDNFKFLQEKGVNIISQMVPNDKSVDFMSLIKK from the coding sequence ATGGCAATTATTGGAAGCAGAATCGATGGTAGATTAATTCACGGACAAGTGGCAAACTTATGGGCAACAAAATTAAACATTGGACGTTTTATCGTTATTGATAATGAAGTCGCTCAAAGCGATATCGACAAACAAGCATTAAAACTTGCGACACCAGCAGGGATTAAATTAAGTGTATTACCAGTTGAAAAAGCAGCTAACAACATCAACAATGGTAAATATGATTCACAACGTGTGATGGTGATCGCAAAACGTCCTGATCGCTTTGTTGAACTTGTGAACAATGGCGTAAAAATTGAAGAATTGAACGTAGGGAACATGTCACAAACAAATGAAACACGTTCAGTAACAAACTCAATCAACATTACTGACGAAGATGTAGACAACTTCAAATTTTTACAAGAAAAAGGTGTCAATATCATTTCACAAATGGTACCAAACGATAAATCAGTTGACTTTATGTCATTAATCAAAAAATAG
- a CDS encoding PTS system mannose/fructose/sorbose family transporter subunit IID produces MTNYNQTETQISQNADANSKLTGTMPQTPYKLTDKDFRQINIRSLLFFQWGWNYERMQGSGYLFTILPQLRKIYGDDSPELQEMMRTHAQFFNTSNFFNTIITGIDIAMEEKERYASKESVKGMKVGLMGPFAAVGDAIFGSLVPTIFGAIAANMAQDGNPFGALLWFVAMLAIIVFRWKQLKFAYKEGISLVTTMQHRLESLTNAATLLGVFMVGALVATMIRVQFAWKPKIGDLTVNIQNNADMILPRLLPLIIVFAIYWLLGRKKMNSTRAIFIVIIVSIILSALGVISKI; encoded by the coding sequence ATGACGAATTATAATCAAACGGAAACACAAATTTCTCAAAACGCTGATGCAAATTCAAAGTTAACAGGAACAATGCCTCAAACACCTTATAAACTGACTGATAAAGACTTTAGACAAATCAACATACGTAGCTTATTGTTCTTCCAATGGGGTTGGAACTACGAGCGTATGCAAGGGTCTGGTTATTTATTCACGATCCTTCCACAATTACGTAAAATTTATGGTGACGATTCACCTGAATTACAAGAAATGATGCGAACACACGCGCAATTCTTCAATACAAGTAACTTCTTTAACACGATTATTACGGGTATTGATATTGCGATGGAAGAAAAAGAACGCTATGCATCAAAAGAATCTGTCAAAGGGATGAAAGTCGGCTTAATGGGACCATTTGCGGCTGTAGGGGATGCGATTTTCGGTTCATTAGTCCCTACAATTTTCGGTGCCATTGCAGCAAACATGGCGCAAGACGGTAACCCATTCGGTGCATTACTTTGGTTTGTCGCAATGCTTGCTATTATCGTATTCAGATGGAAACAATTGAAATTCGCATACAAAGAAGGGATTTCACTTGTGACAACGATGCAACACCGCTTAGAATCATTAACGAATGCAGCAACATTGCTCGGGGTATTCATGGTCGGTGCACTCGTCGCAACGATGATTCGTGTTCAATTTGCTTGGAAACCAAAAATTGGTGATTTAACAGTCAACATTCAAAACAATGCCGACATGATTTTACCAAGATTATTACCTTTGATTATTGTATTTGCGATTTACTGGTTATTAGGACGTAAAAAAATGAACTCAACACGTGCAATCTTTATTGTGATTATTGTTTCAATTATTTTGTCAGCGTTGGGTGTTATTTCAAAAATTTAA